The following are encoded together in the Ranitomeya imitator isolate aRanImi1 chromosome 4, aRanImi1.pri, whole genome shotgun sequence genome:
- the S1PR2 gene encoding sphingosine 1-phosphate receptor 2 has translation MSIYKQYLNVSKITEHYNYTKGNKENSSTSRTIISSIFIIICCVIILENILVLISVWRNKKFHSAMFFFIGNLAFSDLLTGCAYIANILLSGDTTHKLTPVAWFIREGTAFTTLAASVFSLLAIAIERHVAIVKVKVYSSDKNCRMIILIGACWVISMVIGGLPIIGWNCIGNLDECSTVFPLYAKKYILFIVTIFTIILFSIVILYVRIYCIVKSSHAEMAAPQTLALLKTVTIVLGVFIICWLPAFTILLMDVSCKVKGCHILYKADYFFGVATLNSALNPIIYTLRSKEMRREFLRVLCCWNYVQKSRNADKCMLHLRSSSSLERCTQKHYFPTSPVIKDCNTFV, from the coding sequence ATGAGCATCTACAAACAATACCTGAACGTGTCTAAAATAACTGAACATTATAACTATACTAAAGGGAATAAAGAAAACAGCTCCACATCTCGAACTATCATCTCCTCGAtcttcatcatcatttgctgtgtTATTATCCTGGAGAACATCCTTGTCCTTATCTCAGTTTGGCGAAATAAGAAGTTTCACTCTGCCATGTTTTTCTTTATCGGAAATTTGGCATTTTCGGATCTTCTCACCGGATGTGCCTATATTGCTAATATCTTGTTATCTGGTGATACCACACACAAGCTAACTCCGGTGGCCTGGTTTATCCGTGAAGGCACAGCTTTCACAACTTTAGCTGCATCAGTCTTTAGCCTTTTGGCCATCGCCATTGAAAGACATGTTGCAATTGTTAAAGTCAAAGTCTATAGCAGTGACAAGAACTGTAGGATGATCATCCTGATAGGAGCTTGTTGGGTTATTTCAATGGTCATTGGAGGTTTACCCATCATTGGCTGGAACTGCATTGGAAATTTGGATGAATGTTCCACTGTCTTCCCTCTCTATGCCAAAAAGTACATTTTGTTTATAGTTACTATCTTCACTATTATACTTTTTTCCATTGTGATTTTATATGTCCGTATATATTGCATTGTAAAGTCAAGCCATGCGGAGATGGCTGCACCACAGACTCTTGCCCTGCTGAAAACAGTGACGATAGTCCTTGGAGTTTTCATTATCTGTTGGCTTCCAGCATTCACTATTCTCCTTATGGATGTGTCTTGCAAAGTAAAAGGCTGCCACATTCTCTACAAAGCTGACTACTTCTTTGGGGTGGCCACCTTGAATTCGGCATTGAACCCTATCATCTATACTTTGAGGAGCAAAGAAATGAGGAGGGAATTTCTGAGGGTGCTTTGTTGTTGGAACTATGTCCAAAAGAGCAGAAACGCCGATAAATGCATGCTCCACTTACGTAGTTCTAGCTCTTTAGAACGTTGCACACAAAAACATTACTTTCCCACGTCACCTGTCATAAAAGACTGCAATACATTTGTGTGA